The Halorussus rarus genome includes the window TACGGCGTCGTGTATCACGTCGGAGATGTCAGAGAAACATCGGACGACACGGCGAACTGTACTGAAGGGCGCGACGGCCGCGGGGGTGGCCGGGTTGACCGGACTGTCGACGTCGGCGGGCGCACGGCAGGGCGGCCCCATCCCGATGGGGTCGATCCTCCCCATCACCGGGAACCTCAGCGCGTACGGAAGCGGGATGCAGAAGGCGGTCAACGTCGCGGTGCAGGACGTCAACGACGCGGGCGGGCCGCTGGACCGCCAGATAAACATGTCGAACACAGACAGCCAGACCCAGCCCTCGCGGGCCATCCAGCAGTACAACTCGCTGGTCAACGAGCAGAACATCATCGGCTTCGTCGGCGCCGCCTCCAGCGGCGTCTCGGTCCCGCTCGCCCAGAACGTCGCCGCCGACCAGGTCATGCAGATGAGCAACGCCAGCACGTCGCCGGCGCTGGCGGAGATCGGCTACGCAGAGGGGAGCAACCTGAAGTACTTCGGGCGGACCGCGCCCAACGACGCCCAGCAGGGCATCGTGATGGGCCGGATCCTCAGCGACGACCAGTACATCGGCGCGGACAGGGCCGCGTTCCTCTTCGTAGACAACCCCTACGGCCAGGGGTTGGCCGAGCGGGCCCGCGAGCAGTTCCAGGGCGAGACGGTCGGGATGGTCGGCTACAGCCAGCGGGCCAGCGACTACACCTCGACGCTCGACTCGCTGTTCGAGAACGACCCGGACGCCATCGGGTTCATCGGCTACCCCGGCAACGGCCGGACCATCCTCAACCAGTGGAACAACGGCGGTTACGGCGGCGAGTGGGTGCTCAGCGAGGGCCTCAACTCCTCGGAGTTCCTCAGCAGTCTGAGCGACATCACGGCGGGGATGTACGTGGCCTCGCCGAACCCCGAGCAGACCAGAGGAGCCACGCGGTTCGAGGAGAAGATGGGCGACCAGGCCGGGACGCTGTTCGCGCCCCACGCCTACGACTGCCTGTTCCTCCAGGCGCTCGCCATCCAGGCCGGCGGCGAGGCGTCCGGGACCGCCATCGCCGAGAACATCCGGTCGGTCTCCCGGCCCGAGGAGGGCGCCAGCCAGCAGACCGCGACCACCACCGGGGGCGGCGGTGGCGGCGGCCAGCAGGCCAACCTCGTCACGGTCGGCGAGTTCCAGAAGGCCAAGGACCTGCTCGCCAACGGCGAGGACATCAACTACCAGGGCGCGTCCAGCCCCGTCAACCTCAACGAGTCCCTCGAACCGCTCAACCAGTTCGCCATCCTGCAGGTGCAGGACGACGGGTCGACGGAGGCCCTGGAGACGATCCCGCGGAGCTTCTTCCAGGGCCGGCTCAACGGCGGCGGTGGCGGCGGCACGACGACCACGACGCAGGGGTAGCGACTCCGACGACCGAGCTGCTTTTTTAGCGCGGACTCCAGACTCCGGCAGCGGACGCGATACGCCGCGAGTTCGGCGCCGGGAGAGCCGCGAGCTACGGAAGTCGAAAACGGACCGCAGCGGAAATCGAGATCGGCGGGGTCAGTCGTCTGTCGCGGCCTCGCCGGCCTCGCCGCCGGAGTCGCCGCCACCGCCGCCGAGGTAGAGTTCGGTCACCTCGTCGTTGTCGAGCAGCGCCTCGCCGGTGTCCTCGAAGCGGTTCTCGCCCATCTCCAGCACGTAGCCCCGGTCGGAGTTCCGCAGGGCCTTCCGGGCGTTCTGCTCGACCATCAGGATGGCGGTGCCCGACGCGTTGATCTCGATGATCTTCTCGAACACCTCGTCGACGAGGTCGGGCGCCAGCCCGGCCGAGGGCTCGTCGACCAGCATCAGGTCCGGGTCGACCATCAGCCCGCGGCCCATCGCGAGCATCTGCTGCTGGCCGCCCGACATGGTGCCGGCCTTCTGGTTCTGGCGCTCCTCGAGGATGGGGAAGCGCTCGAACACCTCCTGGAGGGCGTCCTCGGGCATCGAGTCGAGGATGTACGCGCCCATCTCCAGGTTCTCCCGGACGGTGAGGTTCGGAAACACGTTGTCGACCTGCGGGACGTAGCACATCCCCTCGCGGGTGATCTCGTCGGGCCGGAGGTCGGTGATCTCCGAGTCGTCGAACGTCACCGACCCCTCCCAGCAGTCGATGAGCCCGAACACGGCCTTCATGAACGTGGACTTGCCGGCGCCGTTCGGCCCGATGATGCAGACGATCTCGTCGTCTTCCACGTCCATCGAGACGCCGTGGAGGATCTGGGCGTCGCCGTAGCCCGAGACGATGTCGCGGGCTTCGAGTAGCGCCATCGGTTATCCCCCCAGGTACGCGTCGACGACGCGCTGGTCGTTCTGTACTTCCTCGGGCGTGCCTTGCATCAGCTTCTTGCCTTGGTCCATGACGATGATGGTGTCCGAGAGGTTCATGATGACCTCCATGTCGTGTTCGACGATGCAGAACGTGTAGCCCTGCTCGCGCAGGCTCTCGATGCGCTCGAGCAGCTTGTCGGTCAGCGCGGGGTTGACCCCGGCAACCGGTTCGTCCAGCAGGATGAGGTCGGGGTCGGTCATGAGCACCCGACCGAGCTCCAGCAGCTTGCGCTGGCCGCCCGAGAGGTTGCCGGCGTACTCGTTGGTCAGGTGATCGATCTCGAGGAACTCCAGCATCTCGACGGCGCGCTCGCGCACGTCCTCCTCCTCCTCGGCGACCGCGCCGCGGCGGAACCACGCGTTCGGGAGGCTCTCTCCCCGCTGGTCCTGGGGCGCGAGCATCAGGTTCTCCAGCACGGTCATCCCCTGGAGCTCGCGGGTCAGCTGGAACGTCCGGGAGAGCCCGGCCTCCGAGACCCGGAACGGCCGCTTGTTCTTGACCTCGAAGACGTCGTTCTTGATCTTCTCCTCGGCCTGGTAGACGCCCGCGCCGAGCCCCGCGCCGACGACCGCCGCGCCGGCCAGGCCGAGCGTGGAGACCCCGGACGACGCCGCGGCGGCCAGACCGGCGCCGCCGAAGGTCATCCCGGACGCGCTCATCCAGATGCCCTGCTCGGTCTCGCTCGGCCGCATGATGTCCTGGAGGTCGGTGTCCCGGTAGCGGATGTCGCCGCTGTCGGGCTCGTAGAACCCGCTGATGAGGTTGAACGTCGTGGTCTTGCCCGCGCCGTTCGGGCCGATGAGACCGGTGACGGTCCCCTCCTCGACCTCGAACGTCGCGCCGTCGACGGCGGTGATGCCGCCGAACGTCTTGCGCAGGCCCTCGACCTCGAGTATCGATTCGCCGGTGCCGTGCGTCTGGGTTTCGGATTCGACTGTCTCGCTCATTCTTCGGCCACCTCCGCGACCGTTCGTTTCTCGCCCCACAGCCCCTCGGGGCGGTAGTAGAGGATGACGATGAGCAGCGCGCCGATGAACGCCAGCCGGAGCGCCTGCACCGACGACCGGGCCGACGTCGGGAAGAACGCCGCGATGTCGGCGGTCGCCTTCTGGAACGCCCAGTAGATGGTCGCTCCCAGGATCATCCCCTTGTTGTTGGCGGTGCCGCCGATGATGAGCGCCAGGAACGCGATGAACGTCACCCGGGGCGCGAACATCGTGTGGACCAGGCTCTGGAAGTAGATGGCGGTCAGGCCGCCGGCGAACCCGGCCAGCGCCGACCCGAGCATCATGCTCTGGACCTTGTACGCGAAGGTGTTCTTCCCGAGCGAGGTCGCCACGTCCTCGTCCTCGCGGATGGCCTTGAGCACCCGGCCGAACGGCGACTCGACCGTGATCTCCGAGAGGTAGTACAGCATCGCCAGCGACGCCAGCGTCAGCACCAGCAGGAACCGCGAGTAGTCGAACGCGGCCGAACCGCCCTGGAACTTCAGCAGCCAGACCAGGTTCTGGAACGTGTTGTTCACCACCGCGTCGAACCCGCCGCGCTTGAACGGGACGATGTTGGCCATCCCGAAGTACCGGATGGCGAACAGCCAGATGGCGCCCACGCCGACGATGCGGACGAACTCGACGCCCGAGCCGAACCGCTCCCAGTTCGATCCGAGGTAGTAGACCCCGTAGAGGAACGCCACCAGCAGGCCCATCGTGGCGAACAGGCCCACGCTGCTCGTCGCGTCGCCGGTGCTCTCGCCGCCGAGGACGATGAGCGGCGCGAAACACGCGACGAACACGACCGCGAGCGCGAGCGCCACGCCGAAGTCCCGGAGCGAGAGGTCGCTGTACCGCCGGGAGACCGCCACGGCGCCGAACACCCACGTGAACAGCGAGATCGCGGCCAGGAACACCGAGACGACGACCACCGGGCCGCCCAGCGCGACCGCGGCCGCGAATGCGGCGGTTCCGACGACGGCGCCGGCCAGCGGCGCGTACCGGCGGTTCGCCCCGAAGAAGCCGGCGGTGACGGCGGCGAAGACGACGAGACCGAACACCCAGTCGAGGCTCACGCCGGCGACCGTCCACCAGTCGAACGCCTGCCACGTCACGACGCCGGCCGCGAGGCCGAAGACGCCGCCGGCGGCCAGCAGCGCGCGCTGCTCGGTCTCGCCGACCCGCGTCCGCGACCGGCGGGCCGCGACGTAGCCGACGCCCAGCGTCGTGAGCGCGAGCAGGCCGTCGACGACCCAGCCGCCGACGCCCCGCGTTCCCGAGATGGTGCGGCCGGCCGTAACACCTCCATCTGCCTTCCTGTCAGCCTCGCTGGCCTTCCCGCCGTCGGTGGCGAGTTCCGACCCGCTCTCGGTGCCGGTCTCCGCGAGCACGTGGGTTGCCACCGTCCAGAGGACGAAGACGACGAACCCGAGGAGCGCGGCCGCGCCGAGCGTGTCGCCGGGCAGCGGGAAGAAGTCGCGGAACGGCTGGCTGAACCCCCGGAGCGACCCGGGACCGTTGGCGAGCCACCCTTCCGACTGGACGATCCGCTTCAGGATGACCGAGATGCCGAGGACGGCGATCGCGAGGTAGTCCTCGCGCAGTCGTATCGCGGGCAGCGCGACCAGCATGCCGAGCAGCCCGGCGACGAGCGTCCCGACCGCGATGGCCGGCAGCCACGGCCAGTTCCACCCGAGGATGTACGTGGTGAACTGCTGCTCGCTGGCGGGTGGGAGCACCAGCAAGGCGGTCACGTAGGCGCCCACCAGGTAGAACGCCACGTGACCGATGTCGAGCAAGCCCGTGTACCCGAACTTGATGTTCAGTCCGAGCGCGAGTATCGCGTAGATTCCCACGATGATGCCGAGCGACACCAGACTGGATGACAGTGCCATGTTATGAGCCTCCCGTGATGCCTTCCGGCTTGACCAGCAGCACGACGAACAGGATGGCGAACGCGATGGGGATGCGGTAGGTCGACCCGATGCCGGGGATGACGTGGATGCCGACGTCCATCGACAGCCCGACGATGTAGCTCCCGAGGATCGCGCCGTACACCGACTGGAGCCCGCCGAGGATGACCCCGGCGAACATCGGGAGCAGCAGGAAGAAGCCCATGTTGACCGTGAGCTGGCTGAACAGCACGCCGAGCATCACGCCGCCGACCGCCGCGAACGCGCCCGCGATGATCCACGTCGCCATCATCACGCGGTCGGTGTTGATGCCGGTGATCTTCGCGAGGTCGATGTTGTCGCTGGACGCCCGCATCGCCTTGCCGAGCTTGGTCTCCTGGAGCAGGAAGTGCAGCAGCGCCATCATCCCGACCGCGATGAAGATGACCGACGCTCGCATCAGCGAGAGCCGGATGCGGGTCTGGAACGACGGCGACTGGGGGACGGAGCCGCCGCCGGCCAGCGCGAATATCAGCGCGACGAACGTCACGATACCGGCGACGGCCGCGGCGAGCCGAGGACCGACCGTGTGGCTCGTGCCGTACCCCTCGTCTCCGCCGCTGCGCCAGCGGTAGGCGGCGTACGCGACGCCGACCGTGAGCGCGACCAGCGCGAGCGCGGCGAGCCACGAGTAGGTCGCGGTGAACATCGCCACGTCGGGATTCGGTCCGGTGTCGATGACGTGGAGCGTGAACCCGCCGCCGCCGACGTAGAAGTCGAAGAACTTCGCGGCCGACAGCCCGACGTCGTAGCCGAACACGCTCCCGACCTGCGGGACGACGTAGGTCCGGACCTCGCCGCCGTAGAACGCCTGGGTGCCGAACCGGAGCACGAACGACAGCCCCAGCGTGACGATGAGCATCGTGGCCAGCGAGGCGTCCTTGGCCCGGAACTTCTGGAAGATGACCTTCTCGAGGAACGGAGCGACCCACGCGAGAATCAGCGCCGACAGCAGCAGTCCGGCCCATATCGAGGGGAATCCGAGGCTCACGACCACGCCGAGGACCGCGGCCGCCGCGACGTGGACGCCGAGCGCGAGCGCCGGGCTGGGGTCGCCCGGCCACCACGACCCGCGCAACGCCGACATCCCGCCGAGCAAGTACACCGCGGCCAGCGCCGACCCGGCCGCGAGCACGAACAGCACGCCGAACCCGATTCCGGTGAGCTCGCGAGCGGCGTCGACCTGCGTCAGCAGTTCGAAGACGGGGACGGTCGCCGGTTTGTTGACGAACAGCGCCATGTACGCCCCGAGCATGAGCAGTTCGCCGTGCGCGAAGTTCGGCACCTCCGCGATGTTGTACACCAGCGCGAGTCCGATAGCCCCGAGCGCGACGATACTACCCGTGACCAGGCCGGTCACGATGGCGTTTGCCAACCCGGTGCTAGGTGCCACGTGCGAACACCTCGTATACCCACTTGTCACAGCCTACCATATGACGTATCTCGCAAGCCCGACCTATTTGGGTCTTGCGCTTTTTCGCACCTTTCGTTCGCTGAAAATCGCCGAGAAACGAGGGGTGAGCCGACGGTTCACACGTCCCGACAGTCTGCGCAGATGAGCTGGCCGTTGACGTTGGCGAGCTGCCTGCTCAGCGTGCCGCAGGTCTCGCAGATGCTGCGGTCGGAGTACTCGTGGCGGTCGGGCCCCTCGTCGGCCGCGACGTCGGCGTGGTTGTTGGCCATCGGGTCCGCCCCCATCCGGTCGGTCCCGACCGGTTCGCCGACCTCGCGGGCCGACTCCGCGCGGAGCGACTGGACGCCCGACAGCGACGCCGACGCCGAGATGACGTCCCGCTCCGAGAGGAGGCCGACGAGTTCGTCGCCGTTGGTGACGAGTAGCCGACGGATGTCCTCGCGGGACATCGTGGCCGCGGCGTCCGACAGCTCCCGGTCGGCGTCGATCGAGACGACCGGTTCGGACATCACCGCCGACACCTCGGTTTCGGCCGGGTCGCCCTCCTCGGCGACCAGCGCGATGACGTCGGTCTCGGTGACGATGCCGACGGGGTCGCTCCCCCGGAGGACGACGACACACCCCACTTCCTCCTCGTGCATGAGCCCGACCGCTCCCAGCACCGTGTCGGATTCGCTGACGCCGACGTACTCCCGGGACATCACGTCCCGGACGGTCACTTCGCCTTCCATGTGTGAACGATTGGCACTGGTTCTCTAAAAAGTATCCCCGGCAGGCTTAAGCGGACGACGGCCGTATGCTAACAATTATCAGAATAAGTGAGAACGGTCGAAGGCCGTTCCACGACGCTCGAGTCGGTTTCCCTCGATTCTCGGGAGCGTCGGTCGACTTCCCGCGACCGTCAGTCGACGACGACGCGGTGGCCGTCGTCGCGACACTCCTCGAGCGCGTGCTTGGCCGCCATCCCGGCCGACTGGGGTGTCGCGGCCTGCCCGACGCCGACCTTGAGTTCGACCTCGACCGTCTCCTCGACGTGCCGGATGGTGTCCTCGTAGGCGGCGGCGTCGAGGTCTGGGCAAACTGCGATGACGTTGTCGCCGCCGACGAAGAAGGAGAGCCCCTCGTGGGCCCGGCGGAAGTACCGCATCAGCTCGGCGTACCCCTGCTCGATGTGGATGAACGAGTCGAAGGCGTTCAGCTGGTCGGTGTACTTGCCCGTGGCGTCGTTGACGTCGAAGTGTGCGATCTGGACGTCGTCGTCGGTGCGCTCGTCGGGGTCGAGGGTCGTCCCGCGGAGGATCTCGGTCCGGTCGGCCTCCTGGGCGCTGCCGGCGTCCTGGATGTGCTCGGTCGCCGACGAGAGCGCCTCGACGGGGCTCGGGTCGGCGCCGACGCCGAAGCTGACGGTCACCGGGTAGCGGTTGGCGACCGACTCCTGTATCATGGCGTGGTCGGCCTCGTCCATCCCGTTCGTGACCGCGATCATGTTGTCGAACCGCGTGAAGAAGGCGTACCCCTCGCGGTTGCCGATCAGCTGGGAGAGGTCGGCGTACAGCCGCGACTGCAGGGTCTGGAGGTCGACCTCCCGGCGGGGCTCTGGCGTCACGGTCCACGGTCCGTAGTTGTCGATCTGGATCAGGGTGACCTGCGCGTTCGTCACAGTTGGCCGGGGTTTCGGTTCGATGGTTAATAAGTCGTCCTAATCTCGATAGGTATTCCATATTTGGGGAAGGATGGGGAGCGGCGGGTTCGTGCCGGGAATTGCCGATTCCGATGGAATCGGCCCCGGAATCCCAGAATAGCGCGGGATTTTTGGCAGAGTCGACCGGTTAGCCATCTCTGTCTATCGAGTCCCGAAATCCGGAAAAATTCGTCCAAATATTCCACCGGTTTAGAAACGAATTGCAGAAGACTTATCCCGCTAACGAACGTTCGTCTACTCGCAATGGCAGAAGGAAACGTTGACTTCTTCAACGACACTGGCGGCTACGGTTTCATCGAGACTGACGACGCGGACGAGGACGTCTTCTTCCACATGGAAGACATCGGCGGCCCGGATCTCGAAGAGGGAACTGAGGTAGAGTTCAGCATCGAACAGGCGGACAAGGGTCCGCGCGCGACGAACCTGACGCGCCTTTAAATACGCATTCGGGCCGCCGAGAGGCGGGCGAACGCGCTTTTTCCGGACCATCACTTTGGACGAGCGACTGCTGTTCCGGCCCCCGGCCGGTCGGCGTCGCCGCGACGGAGTCACCACTCCCAAGGACGAAACAGTTCTAGCG containing:
- a CDS encoding ABC transporter substrate-binding protein is translated as MSEKHRTTRRTVLKGATAAGVAGLTGLSTSAGARQGGPIPMGSILPITGNLSAYGSGMQKAVNVAVQDVNDAGGPLDRQINMSNTDSQTQPSRAIQQYNSLVNEQNIIGFVGAASSGVSVPLAQNVAADQVMQMSNASTSPALAEIGYAEGSNLKYFGRTAPNDAQQGIVMGRILSDDQYIGADRAAFLFVDNPYGQGLAERAREQFQGETVGMVGYSQRASDYTSTLDSLFENDPDAIGFIGYPGNGRTILNQWNNGGYGGEWVLSEGLNSSEFLSSLSDITAGMYVASPNPEQTRGATRFEEKMGDQAGTLFAPHAYDCLFLQALAIQAGGEASGTAIAENIRSVSRPEEGASQQTATTTGGGGGGGQQANLVTVGEFQKAKDLLANGEDINYQGASSPVNLNESLEPLNQFAILQVQDDGSTEALETIPRSFFQGRLNGGGGGGTTTTTQG
- a CDS encoding ABC transporter ATP-binding protein; this translates as MALLEARDIVSGYGDAQILHGVSMDVEDDEIVCIIGPNGAGKSTFMKAVFGLIDCWEGSVTFDDSEITDLRPDEITREGMCYVPQVDNVFPNLTVRENLEMGAYILDSMPEDALQEVFERFPILEERQNQKAGTMSGGQQQMLAMGRGLMVDPDLMLVDEPSAGLAPDLVDEVFEKIIEINASGTAILMVEQNARKALRNSDRGYVLEMGENRFEDTGEALLDNDEVTELYLGGGGGDSGGEAGEAATDD
- a CDS encoding ABC transporter ATP-binding protein; this encodes MSETVESETQTHGTGESILEVEGLRKTFGGITAVDGATFEVEEGTVTGLIGPNGAGKTTTFNLISGFYEPDSGDIRYRDTDLQDIMRPSETEQGIWMSASGMTFGGAGLAAAASSGVSTLGLAGAAVVGAGLGAGVYQAEEKIKNDVFEVKNKRPFRVSEAGLSRTFQLTRELQGMTVLENLMLAPQDQRGESLPNAWFRRGAVAEEEEDVRERAVEMLEFLEIDHLTNEYAGNLSGGQRKLLELGRVLMTDPDLILLDEPVAGVNPALTDKLLERIESLREQGYTFCIVEHDMEVIMNLSDTIIVMDQGKKLMQGTPEEVQNDQRVVDAYLGG
- a CDS encoding branched-chain amino acid ABC transporter permease gives rise to the protein MALSSSLVSLGIIVGIYAILALGLNIKFGYTGLLDIGHVAFYLVGAYVTALLVLPPASEQQFTTYILGWNWPWLPAIAVGTLVAGLLGMLVALPAIRLREDYLAIAVLGISVILKRIVQSEGWLANGPGSLRGFSQPFRDFFPLPGDTLGAAALLGFVVFVLWTVATHVLAETGTESGSELATDGGKASEADRKADGGVTAGRTISGTRGVGGWVVDGLLALTTLGVGYVAARRSRTRVGETEQRALLAAGGVFGLAAGVVTWQAFDWWTVAGVSLDWVFGLVVFAAVTAGFFGANRRYAPLAGAVVGTAAFAAAVALGGPVVVVSVFLAAISLFTWVFGAVAVSRRYSDLSLRDFGVALALAVVFVACFAPLIVLGGESTGDATSSVGLFATMGLLVAFLYGVYYLGSNWERFGSGVEFVRIVGVGAIWLFAIRYFGMANIVPFKRGGFDAVVNNTFQNLVWLLKFQGGSAAFDYSRFLLVLTLASLAMLYYLSEITVESPFGRVLKAIREDEDVATSLGKNTFAYKVQSMMLGSALAGFAGGLTAIYFQSLVHTMFAPRVTFIAFLALIIGGTANNKGMILGATIYWAFQKATADIAAFFPTSARSSVQALRLAFIGALLIVILYYRPEGLWGEKRTVAEVAEE
- a CDS encoding branched-chain amino acid ABC transporter permease → MAPSTGLANAIVTGLVTGSIVALGAIGLALVYNIAEVPNFAHGELLMLGAYMALFVNKPATVPVFELLTQVDAARELTGIGFGVLFVLAAGSALAAVYLLGGMSALRGSWWPGDPSPALALGVHVAAAAVLGVVVSLGFPSIWAGLLLSALILAWVAPFLEKVIFQKFRAKDASLATMLIVTLGLSFVLRFGTQAFYGGEVRTYVVPQVGSVFGYDVGLSAAKFFDFYVGGGGFTLHVIDTGPNPDVAMFTATYSWLAALALVALTVGVAYAAYRWRSGGDEGYGTSHTVGPRLAAAVAGIVTFVALIFALAGGGSVPQSPSFQTRIRLSLMRASVIFIAVGMMALLHFLLQETKLGKAMRASSDNIDLAKITGINTDRVMMATWIIAGAFAAVGGVMLGVLFSQLTVNMGFFLLLPMFAGVILGGLQSVYGAILGSYIVGLSMDVGIHVIPGIGSTYRIPIAFAILFVVLLVKPEGITGGS
- a CDS encoding CBS domain-containing protein; translated protein: MEGEVTVRDVMSREYVGVSESDTVLGAVGLMHEEEVGCVVVLRGSDPVGIVTETDVIALVAEEGDPAETEVSAVMSEPVVSIDADRELSDAAATMSREDIRRLLVTNGDELVGLLSERDVISASASLSGVQSLRAESAREVGEPVGTDRMGADPMANNHADVAADEGPDRHEYSDRSICETCGTLSRQLANVNGQLICADCRDV
- a CDS encoding GTP cyclohydrolase IIa; amino-acid sequence: MTNAQVTLIQIDNYGPWTVTPEPRREVDLQTLQSRLYADLSQLIGNREGYAFFTRFDNMIAVTNGMDEADHAMIQESVANRYPVTVSFGVGADPSPVEALSSATEHIQDAGSAQEADRTEILRGTTLDPDERTDDDVQIAHFDVNDATGKYTDQLNAFDSFIHIEQGYAELMRYFRRAHEGLSFFVGGDNVIAVCPDLDAAAYEDTIRHVEETVEVELKVGVGQAATPQSAGMAAKHALEECRDDGHRVVVD
- a CDS encoding cold-shock protein; this translates as MAEGNVDFFNDTGGYGFIETDDADEDVFFHMEDIGGPDLEEGTEVEFSIEQADKGPRATNLTRL